From Methanophagales archaeon, the proteins below share one genomic window:
- the gyrB gene encoding DNA topoisomerase (ATP-hydrolyzing) subunit B, giving the protein MESESYSAKDIQVLKDLTAVRKRPAMYIGDTSSRGLHHLVNEVIDNSVDEALMGFCNTIELVIHKDNSITVKDNGRGIPVDLHEEYNLPAVEVVMTKLHAGGKFDNKAYKVSGGLHGVGISVVNALSEWLEVEVRRDGKSYYQRYERGKPTCELKESTVEADGWLRGTKVTFKPDTQIFGIYTVDAAILGTRLRELAFLNPGVALSLQDERNGKGRIYKYDGGIASFLDYINRDKKVLHRAITFKDEKEDVKVEIGLQYNDGYAENIFSFVNNVKTVEGGKHVSGFKAALTRVLNEYGKAHNVLKKVTLDGEDVREGLAAVISVKLREPQFEGQTKTKLGNSEVKGIVESIVREHLWDFLNENPRDADSIIKKALEAARAREAARHAREIVRRKDFLTDSLPGKLADCSEKDPAKREIYIVEGDSAGGSAKQARDKNFQAILPIRGKILNVEKARLDKILKNNEIRALVTALGAGIGDDFELDKARYSRIIIMSDADVDGAHIRTLLLTFFYRYMQELVKTSHVYIALPPLYMVKKGKETRYAFSDEEYAKILEELKVKEGDSGVKIQRYKGLGEMNPEQLWETTMNPRTRCIKQVTLEDAAEADWIFTVLMGEEVGPRKRFIQTHAKEVMNLDI; this is encoded by the coding sequence ATGGAGAGTGAGAGTTATAGCGCTAAGGATATACAGGTACTGAAAGACCTGACTGCAGTGAGGAAGCGACCTGCGATGTACATAGGTGATACTTCCTCCAGAGGTCTCCATCATCTTGTGAATGAGGTGATAGATAATAGCGTAGATGAAGCTTTGATGGGTTTCTGCAATACCATCGAGCTGGTAATCCATAAGGATAACTCAATAACAGTGAAGGACAATGGGCGTGGGATTCCCGTTGACCTGCATGAGGAATATAACCTGCCAGCGGTGGAAGTAGTGATGACGAAGTTGCATGCAGGAGGCAAATTTGATAACAAAGCATATAAAGTTTCAGGTGGGCTCCATGGTGTGGGTATTTCGGTTGTTAACGCACTCTCAGAATGGCTGGAGGTGGAGGTGAGACGAGATGGTAAGAGCTACTATCAGAGATACGAGAGAGGGAAGCCGACATGTGAGTTGAAGGAGTCAACGGTGGAAGCTGATGGCTGGCTACGAGGTACAAAGGTGACTTTCAAGCCAGATACGCAGATATTTGGTATATATACGGTTGACGCTGCCATTTTAGGCACCAGGTTGCGAGAGCTTGCTTTTCTAAATCCCGGAGTGGCGTTATCGCTGCAGGACGAGCGGAATGGAAAAGGGAGGATATATAAGTATGACGGAGGTATCGCTTCATTCCTGGATTATATAAACCGGGATAAGAAGGTACTTCACCGGGCTATAACATTTAAGGATGAGAAGGAGGATGTGAAGGTAGAAATCGGACTTCAGTATAACGATGGTTACGCGGAGAATATCTTCTCATTTGTGAATAATGTGAAGACGGTGGAGGGTGGTAAGCACGTGAGCGGGTTCAAAGCCGCATTGACCAGAGTACTGAACGAGTATGGTAAAGCCCACAATGTATTGAAGAAAGTAACCTTAGATGGTGAAGATGTGCGTGAAGGACTCGCGGCAGTGATAAGTGTGAAGCTGAGGGAGCCGCAGTTTGAAGGACAGACGAAGACGAAATTGGGTAATAGTGAGGTTAAGGGTATTGTAGAATCAATTGTGCGAGAGCACCTGTGGGATTTCCTGAATGAGAATCCAAGAGATGCTGACAGTATAATAAAGAAGGCACTGGAGGCGGCACGTGCACGAGAAGCAGCGAGGCATGCCAGGGAGATAGTGAGACGAAAGGACTTCTTAACTGATTCTTTACCAGGGAAACTTGCGGATTGTTCAGAAAAGGACCCGGCGAAACGTGAGATCTACATAGTGGAGGGTGACTCAGCAGGTGGTTCAGCGAAACAGGCACGGGATAAGAATTTTCAGGCTATTCTACCTATTCGCGGTAAGATATTGAATGTGGAGAAGGCGCGCCTGGATAAGATATTGAAGAATAATGAGATTCGTGCGCTCGTTACTGCACTGGGTGCGGGTATAGGTGACGATTTCGAGTTAGATAAGGCACGTTATAGCCGGATAATAATAATGAGTGATGCCGATGTTGATGGTGCACATATAAGGACGCTACTGCTCACATTCTTCTATCGCTATATGCAGGAGCTGGTGAAGACGAGCCATGTGTACATAGCACTGCCGCCATTGTACATGGTGAAGAAGGGCAAAGAGACCAGATATGCGTTCTCAGATGAGGAGTATGCGAAGATACTGGAGGAGTTGAAGGTGAAAGAAGGCGACTCAGGAGTGAAGATACAGCGATACAAGGGTCTGGGTGAGATGAATCCGGAGCAGCTATGGGAGACGACGATGAATCCTCGCACGAGATGTATAAAGCAAGTCACACTGGAGGATGCTGCGGAAGCTGATTGGATATTCACGGTATTGATGGGCGAGGAAGTGGGACCGAGGAAGAGATTTATACAGACGCATGCGAAGGAAGTGATGAATCTCGATATATAA